In Kwoniella dejecticola CBS 10117 chromosome 7, complete sequence, the genomic stretch TTTTCAGCTCTTCCAGTAATGCCGCGCGTGAAATTCGCCTGACTTCTTGATCTACAAGCTTCTCAAATGTATCTTGAGACCATCTCAATATAGCTTCCGACCGCATGACCCGACGTCTTTGATAGTCCGCAGCTGCTTTTTGCTGCTTCACGTGTTTCGTCAAGTCACTCGTCAAGTGATCACTTATCATCGAATGGATCACTTCGTCCACCAGTCGAGCGCAAATCTCGGGCAGAGCTCCGAGGCGTTTGTTCCTCTCTTGCGCGGCATCTGCTTGAGATTTTCGCAGAATGCTGGGCGGCGATCGCGACGTTGACGAAGATAAGACTGAGGATGCGAGTCGTTTTCTCTGGCGTACGGGGGAGACAGTCGAAGCGGTGAGCGAAGTCTCCTTTGGCGAGAGAGGTTTCGGTATGCTGAAGGGAGGTAAAGTAGGTGAGGCAGCTTTCCTGACTGTTGAGATAGCTGTAGGGGTGGGAGGCGGTactgatgaagaagtggggGCGGAAAAGAAGCCGCTCGAAGAGAACAGTGGTGCTTTGGCAGGCGGagcttgttcctcctcgtccgggcgtctcttcttcgatgttATCGCTGGCGAAACCTCCACAGGTTTCGGTACGGAGGAATTCTGACCAAAGCTGAAGGCGGAAACGGATGGCTTCGGTGTCGGCGCAGCAGCCGGAGCTGGATCTGCGGACGCGTGAGAACCGAATATCTTCGGAGCGTTGTTGAAGTGCTGATTGACTTCGTCCACTGTGTAGTTGGCAGGTTCAGCCCATATACCCTTCGAGCCGATCGCGAATATGGGGGGACGGCCAGGTAATAATGCTTTGTTCTTCGTGGCGATCACATCCGGATGATCAGAGGGTGGACAGGCGAAGAAAGTTGGCGGGTTTGATACTGGTGCTGTCGCCGTTGCTGTTGCTGGCGTAGAAggtttgaaggagaatgctGTGGCGGCAGGCTGCGGACGAAGGGCAGCGAAGACGCTGGTGGAAGTTGGCTTCGTCGGTCGGTGAATTGATTGTCCTTCTACCGATGTTCCAGCTTTTCCATTGACGATGTCAACGTAACTCGCATCCCCCCTTTTCTCAGTGGTCAACTTCCACCTTCTCGTATAGGGTGCATCTCGATTATCGTCATAAGCCGATCCGAGATTGATCAACGATCCGACTGGCCCACTTTGATCCTCATACACCTCAAATCCGAATCGCTTGGTCACATCGACCGATTCCTGATTCGATGTTCGAGCGAGGTAATCCACATCGTCCCATGCGGAACTTTCGCTTTCCTGTTCTTCACACCCAAGAATCTTGTTCAAGCTCTtcaccaagatcatcttcctctctaTGACTTCACCCATCTCATTCAATCGGACTGCATCTGTTTTGAGTGCAGGATAAGGCCGTCGCAAAGCACGCAGCGCACTTCGCCTGATCTCTCGTAGTCGGATCTCCACCAGTGAAGCCAAGAGGAAGGGTACATTGGAGTGTTTGAGTAATTTGACGAAACGGGTGATCATATTCATTCCTAGTTCGGCATTGTGTTTTGAGCCTTCTTTCTGAGAATCGAAGTTCCTTTGAGCGGCTCGACGGATCTCCCAAGCGATCTTCACTATTGGAGTGTCAAGAATGACGGATGGCAATTCCGAGAATGGGATAGAGACTGATTTCGAGTTGAGGTCGTAAATTAGCATGTACGCTGTGAATTCTGCTTCGTTCGGACAGGGAGTCTCGACGCGCaattcttctcttcgatcattgTAATGCTGTCGTAAACTTGTAAAACCTAGTATCCGTGATTCCATCAGCAGCCATCCTGGTGTGTAGATGCCATCCGTTATAGTTGTTTATACCACAAAGACTTACATCGGTTGAGCTCTGCAGAATCAATGTGCAGATCCATATTGGTCCCACTCTCCTCCTGCAGCTCTCTCAAGCACAATATGTGCCATCTAGCTATCCGTTCGAAACTCTCAATAGCTTCTTGATGACCCCAACTGCTCTGCATGGCGAACTCCTTCCGTATCGCTCGCGAACGATCTCGGATAAAGCCTGCCGAGTATCCCAAGGCTTTACGGggggtcgaggaggatgggtCGGAGGTCGAGGGAGGGGGAGTAGTCATTATAACTGAGAAGAGGTAGTCCAGCGTGCGCTGCGGAAATACATTAAGCTTGATTCAACCCCTCTCTAATACTCATACGGACTCACCACTAGGGTTCCAGGAGTTCTGAGATCCGAAGGCAAGATCGCCGAGTCACCATGTCCCGCTCCTGCATCTGATCTGGAGTACGCAGCGACAGCTTTCGAGGGGTCCATCCGTCCTTCGCCTCCCTGAAGCGTCAACGGAGTAAGTATTGTGATAGCTTTCAACAGACCAAGCAAGCAGAGGGGACAGAGCaggaaggtggaaaagggcATCACTTACCAGTCTTTCAAAAGGATGCACCTCCCTCGTGAAATCTCTAAACTCCCTCTCGTACTCCGAACACATAGTCTCACAAGTTCCTCGCATATCAACCGCATCTCCCAATTGGGTTTTCCCCACTTTGATCAGACCTTGCGCTTCGAATGCTTTTCTCTCCTTTATACGCATCTCTTCGAGCTACAAGACATCGAGCTCAGTATTTCCATAGAAGTTTCTCATAACGATTTGATCAGAGTGATGCATGATAAGGGGAACGACCAGACGTACCTCTTTATACCTGTTTCCAGGTAAGACCTTGTTAAAACGAGCTGCTCGAGCTGCGAGCCTCGATGCTTTGCGCGaatcatcttcgccatctggATTGCCCGAGTCGAGCGCTGAGATAGCGGCGGACATCTTGCCGAGTCAGACTGAGAGGAGGAGCCCAATGCAGGGTGGAAGAGAGGAAGTAGTATCAAGGGGAGGTCGGATTTGCGATTAGATTTCAGCTTGATGGGAGCATTTGTGATGTTGATGCCCCCTCTTTGAGTCCAACTGAGATGCCCTCGCTCGCTCTGATACCGCCGTCTACAGGTCTACAAGTCCACCGTGCCAGATGTCTATAGTGAttctcagctcatcctcatcattcgCGTCATGTTTAACTTCTCTCGACACAACCGGTTGTTATCATGGCCTTCCCACGTGGTGCATGACATGACGTGGGATTTATCTACTTTATTTTCCCTCTGATTTCTTACAGCAATTCGGTGTTGCGACCTTCTCCTAGGCGTCTTCTGTAGACTCGATACATATATGGAGGCTCAAATCGTTCAAAGACGTCCAGAAAAAGATACACAGCCAAGTCACGATGGCCAGACCACTGAGATCCTTATTCACAGGTCAGTCCAAGCTCGTCTCAAGCCACGAAAATCGGATCCCATACTAATCAGCTACTCGACTGACTTTTTTTGCTCTGATATAGTCGCTCAAACTTCCATAGCTGGTCCGTCATCTCTTCGACCCGTCACCTCACATCTGCGTCCATCAAACCAAGTCAGAACGTAAGCTTATTGTTTCCCCGAAGGAATGAGGACAGTAACTGATATGATGGGGTAGCGCATTCAACTTGGCAGGATGGGATCGATATCTCCCTAAATTACCTCGATGGActtccgaagaagatcaaccgAAAGATGAGGCGACCGGAGGGGTGACAATGACTGAGGAAAAAGGTGCAGGAGTAACGACGAACGAGGATGCGTCTACGGGAGGTTTGTTCGACGAGTATTCCAAAGAggccgaagaggatcagagcgggatgaagaaaaggaagaaaaggggCGATAAGCCCTGGACGGAGGTGAGTGGTCATGAAGGAGATGTATATCCTCGCCATCTCACTGCATCATGCATTCCATTATGGGATAAAAGAATGTGATGTAGCGCATatatgctgattgattgtaCTTGTACAGCACAAATACTCTTCAGCTCTACACAAGATATCCCACAGAAAGCTAAACGACCTCTCCCGACAAATCTCTGATCTGCCAATCGACGAAGCGATCGTCCAAATGCAGTTCTCCGAGAAAAGGGCTTCGAAATGGATCAAATCCACTTTGGCGTTGTCAAGAGATCACGCGGTTGATAAAGGTCTAAATAGGAGTAAATTGGTTGTTGGTGAGTGGTTTCACCTACATGAAATGGATTGGCTGCATTTCCGAATCTACGCATTTACATGTATCTCCCTGATCATGGATTGATTTAATCTGTTATGACCACATGCTCACAATTTTGATCTCTTCAGCCGAGACTTGGGTATCGAAAGGACCTAAGATTGCCAGACTCGATATcaaaggaagagggaaataCGGTATCAAGCATCACCCGTCCTCCAAGATCCACGTCTTGCTCAAGGAAGGTAAGACCCCCGAAGAGAAATTGGCAGACAAGTTTGCGAAGGATCTGAGAAAAGTAAGGAGCGCCGGAGTCGTCAGGGAGGACGGGAAGATCAGACGAAAGGTTATTAGTGGGTGGACATGGTAGTCTCGAACGGATACGAAGACGAATCTAGATGCATCGTTATATCGCATCATGATGATCTAATGAGCTGGCAAAAGACCGAATATTCTGTGTCATTGAGCAGTAGAAACCATCCATGAGTCGCATCTACCCATCttacatgacatgacaaaTCATGGTCGCATTGAAGGATAGCACTCTAAGCAACTTCATTCTAACCACACCCCactttgctttgctttgctgTGTCAGATTAGATCatatctcctcatcgtccgtctcttcttcatcttcccatATCAAATCCCCACTGgcaccctcaccctcatgAGCATAGGGCAACGGCACTTCCgctcttttccttttctgCTCATCCGTCAAACTCAGATTAAACGGTAAATCCAACTCGGAATGCGTCTTACTCTCTCCCTGTTTGCCCATGATTTCTCCCTGTGCAGCAGGTCTGGAGAACGGGTTCAGATCCACCAATCGGTCTAGCGGTACAATCTGCAGTTGCAACTGCAGCCCTTTCCCCCTTATAACCCCTTGACTACCGAAGTCCGAATTTGCCCCGTTATCGTTCTCGTTTTCACTTTCTATCAATTTGACACCTTCCAACGACCGTGAAATACCCTTAATCCCTCCAGTCGGTTTCCTAATCAAAACCTGCACGACCGCACACCCTCCATGGTGTGTCCAGGTCGGGTCAAATTCAAAAGCAGAGGAGTCAGCTTTGAAGGAGAGATCGTCGTTCAATGACCGTTTCGTGGCGTTCTCAAGGATCATCCATAAATTGGGCGAGGGTGGGGAAGATATAGGCGATAAATATGATTTGGATAAGTGTTCGACGAGTCTCGGCGGATGGGGCGTGAGAAGTGTCAGAGTCGAGTTAAATGTCGGCGGTATCAGGGAGGCGTATAAGGTTGAATGGGGAGGTAAGAGCAAGACCAAGCGGGAGGGGGctgtagatgtagatgtagatgtagatgtagatgtagtgcatggacatggacatggaatTTTGtgagctcgatgatctggCAGAAGAAGAGCCGAGCCGAAGCGAGCCAAGCTTacctttcgctttcttgatTATACCTAGTATATTCCGGACGAGGGATAAGGCTTTTGAAGACGAGTAATCTTCGGCCAGTATATCAAGTGCATCAATGAAGATTTGCCCGGATGTATCTGCGAGGGATCAATCAAAATTCACGGATATATAAGCTGTGTCCGAGATGATGGTACACAGAGAGACAGAGTCCAAGCTCACAGGTGGACAATATCTTCTCTTTGATAGATTCGATGgtctcttcatctccataTCCACTTATAGAGCTATTCAGATCGATGACATTGACTTTTGAGGACGCAGAGGACGTTGATCCGTTAGGTAAGAGGGTCTCAGGTGAATGTAAGATCGATATCAAGgtgatttcttctcctctaCGTGCAAAGAAGAGGCGCTGGATCAGCAAATCTACTTATTCATTTGGTAATTTCGATAATCCCTTCTGATGTGACAGAGCCGATCACAATAGCCTGTCTGGATACTCACCTCCGTATCGCTCTACTGAGAATATCTTTGAACACGTTCAAACCCGAAAAAGCGATTCCATCGTTGATCACGCATAAGGTTTGATGAGGGATCTGGACGTTATCGAATACTCCGGAAAGCAGCGATCCGGTGTCGCCAAGTGACCTTGCTGGCATTTCGTGAAGCCTCGATGTGTCCTGTCTTGTCAATTCCTGCCAGAGATGACGTCGCTTGCAGGAGGGTTTCTGTCGTACTCGACTTGTTTGTACTTGAAGAATGGATGGACCATGAAGAACAAAGTACTCGTAACTACCGAAAATATTGGATTTCTTGGTTGATGCGGGGTAAAGCAATGCGGCGTCCTCCGCCGTTGAGCTTGTAACTGGGGTCATGGCGAGCTGGTTCGtgacgatcaaaggaggatCAATGGtagcaaaggaaaggaaaagacaCCGTATACACGACCTCATTAGAACTCAGATATAGGACAGTCCTAGACACTGGTACATATAGCTAAAATCAGGAGAGGAGTAACGACGATAATAGCTTATGCCCCATTGTTCCACAAATTAACCCGACTTCCCACCTGGAATCAGATTCACCACAATGCCTCAACCGCAAAAGATCATACTAGACACCGACCCAGGCGTGGACGACGTCCTCGCCATCCTTCTCTCACTCGCTTCGCCCGAACTCCAAGTCCTGCTCATCTCAATCGTATTCGGCAACACCCACGCGCCCGTTGCTCATGGTAACTTGCTGAAGATCTATCACAGCTTAGCTAAAGAGATCGACTCGATTCCAGGTGCTCAGTCGAGGTACGGTAGTCTGACCGCCACTGCTACTGCCGAGAACGCGAATTCGAACGAGAAGCCAAGTAGAAAGACCGTATTGGCGTTGGGAGAAGATGGGCCTATAGGTGGTGAGAAGGCTGTTGCGGCGTATTTCGTGAGCTGTCCTCAACCACGCATATGACTTGGTACCCTTACTGAGTTCATCTTTTGAACTCCACTGTAGCACGGTCCAGACGGTCTATCGAATATAACTCAAACGCACCCCGAATTCACTCCTCCCGCTCTTGACCCCTCAGTTCCACATGAATACCTGGACATATCATCTAAACCATCGTACGAGGTCATGCTGGATATACTgcgggaagaggaggacgactcAGTCGTGATTGTAGCTTTGGGTCCTTGTGCGTATACGATACGTCTCTTCCGCTCCGCTGAACTTCACACTAATCACAATGGTACACATGCATTCATCCATTCGGCTCGAGCTGACTCTTCATCATATCCAGTGACCAACCTCGCCCACGCGCTCCGTTCCGATCCCGCGACATTCTCCAAAGTCTCTCGCGTCGTATGGATGGGCGCCGCCCTCGATCATCCAGGAAACACCTCGCCCGTCGCCGAATTCAACTGCTTCGCCGACCCCTTTGCCGCCAACGAGATCCTCGAATCATGCAAAGCCGGTTTATTCCAATTCATCTTAGCTCCATTGGACATCACCACTCCACACGCTATCCCATTCTCCGACCTGATCCATCCCTCCGTCATGCCTATCCCCGATTCCAACGGTCTCATACCCGCCAAACCTGCGCCTACTCCGCTGGAGGAATTCGTCAGTGCGATGTTAGTCCGCGTCAGGGGATTACAGGCTAGTTTCGGGCTGGAAGATTCGATGGAGATGCATGATCCCGTTGCTGTATGGTTTGCCTTGGCCCATGCCTCGCAAAAACGAAACAGCCCGCCAtta encodes the following:
- a CDS encoding mitochondrial 54S ribosomal protein uL22m, translated to MARPLRSLFTVAQTSIAGPSSLRPVTSHLRPSNQVRTAFNLAGWDRYLPKLPRWTSEEDQPKDEATGGVTMTEEKGAGVTTNEDASTGGLFDEYSKEAEEDQSGMKKRKKRGDKPWTEHKYSSALHKISHRKLNDLSRQISDLPIDEAIVQMQFSEKRASKWIKSTLALSRDHAVDKGLNRSKLVVAETWVSKGPKIARLDIKGRGKYGIKHHPSSKIHVLLKEGKTPEEKLADKFAKDLRKVRSAGVVREDGKIRRKVISGWTW